In Leishmania mexicana MHOM/GT/2001/U1103 complete genome, chromosome 20, one genomic interval encodes:
- a CDS encoding putative calpain-like cysteine peptidase — protein sequence MAAVAEHTHHLLRMFRHPRSQQQGAAEQLLGAYRVTLNVRGWWRSVVVDDYFPITEGGSYINCAQSRRDVRELWVPLLEKVYAKMRGGYSNIITGDPLMALRDFTGWPCARYDIAHFNDISVVSSSFASRLMGYDRYGFQVILHTAPRFDLDGVIRQTDVGISRAEVSLPSAAGASGRGACADAGTVHGLLAGMVYPVMRILRFNANSFGAELTLLQVRNPWGDAAGWKGKWRCGSPLWEQCPKVATACHMQECLHRDGSGGMTPSKSDLRDRSAAPAAPQTATTASGATTTACACRRNQYIWVEWSEVYQHFSGCGVMFRLPLHHDYRVKGVFDTTCPSVCVRVSVAARTFMGAMLSMSDTVGDRSLAATDTEDASTYPPIMLTLAREEAGVLQVVRNSQTDPDNPTTRFTFMQALDASLFYPLTPEDSPYWLIPRVLAPQLPNAAAAADGGANVPAPHPPRLPYVLGLFQEKPAGENGWRAEFYHLPPTSGAFRNRMSFSLGSDVQSVATIFQAKAPHAAFPKTYMHTEVSEREATPVDEFGHVAQA from the coding sequence ATGGCGGCGGTCGCggagcacacgcaccacctcctccgcatgTTCCGCCACCCTCGCAGCCAGCAACAAGGGGCCGCCGAACAGCTCCTCGGCGCGTATCGCGTGACGCTAAACGTGCgagggtggtggcgcagcgtcgtGGTCGACGACTACTTCCCCATCACGGAGGGCGGCAGCTACATCAATTGCGCGCAGAGTCGCCGCGATGTGCGGGAGCTgtgggtgccgctgctggagaaggtgTACGCTAAGATGCGTGGCGGCTACTCTAACATCATCACTGGCGACCCGCTCATGGCTCTGCGTGACTTCACTGGTTGGCCGTGCGCCCGCTACGACATCGCACACTTCAACGACATTTCTGTAGTGTCGTCCAGCTTCGCGTCGCGACTCATGGGGTACGACCGGTACGGGTTTCAGGTCATCCTGCACACGGCCCCCCGCTTCGACCTTGATGGTGTGATACGCCAGACCGACGTAGGTATCTCACGAGCAGAGGTGTCTCTGCCTTCAGCGGCGGGGGCTTCCGGacgcggcgcgtgcgctgATGCAGGCACGGTTCACGGGCTCCTTGCTGGGATGGTGTACCCCGTCATGCGCATCTTGCGGTTTAACGCCAATTCGTTTGGTGCCGAGCTGACGCTGCTCCAAGTGCGGAATCCGTGGGGAGACGCAGCGGGGTGGAAAGGAAAGTGGCGGTGTGGTAGTCCCCTCTGGGAGCAGTGCCCGAAGGTTGCCACGGCATGTCACATGCAGGAGTGCCTACATCGagacggcagtggcggcatGACGCCGTCAAAGAGCGATCTCCGAGACAGatcagcggcaccggcggcgccgcagacaGCCACCACGGCTTCTGGCGCTACCACTACCGCGTGCGCCTGTCGCCGCAACCAGTACATCTGGGTAGAGTGGTCAGAGGTGTACCAGCACTTCTCCGGGTGTGGCGTCATGTTCCGGCTCCCCCTTCACCACGACTATCGCGTAAAAGGAGTGTTCGACACCACCTGCCcatctgtgtgcgtgcgggtgtcGGTCGCGGCGCGCACCTTCATGGGTGCCATGCTCTCTATGAGCGACACAGTCGGGGACAGATCCTTGGCGGCGACAGACACGGAGGACGCCAGCACATACCCGCCCATCATGCTCACGCTGGCGCGAGAGGAAGCTGGCGTGCTCCAGGTCGTGCGCAACTCGCAGACCGACCCTGACAATCCGACAACGCGCTTTACCTTTATGCAAGCGCTCGACGCGAGTCTCTTCTACCCACTGACACCGGAGGACTCGCCATACTGGCTGATCCCTCGGGTCCTCGCACCCCAGCTGCccaacgctgctgccgctgctgatggcgGCGCGAATGTCCCGGCACCGCATCCTCCACGGCTGCCGTATGTGCTTGGTCTCTTCCAAGAAAAACCAGCAGGAGAAAACGGGTGGCGAGCCGAATTCTACCATCTGCCGCCGACATCCGGAGCCTTTCGGAACCGCATGTCGTTTTCTCTGGGCAGCGACGTGCAGTCGGTGGCGACCATCTTCCAGGCCAAGGCACCTCACGCGGCCTTCCCAAAAACTTACATGCACACGGAAGTGTCAGAGCGGGAAGCAACACCGGTGGACGAGTTTGGTCATGTTGCTCAGGCGTGA
- a CDS encoding calpain-like cysteine peptidase, Clan CA, family C2, with protein sequence MGCFNSTDTVGDQDPTKGYMYTKPKARGTKEALFGGLLYRITDEEEGGLAFYNNSMDYEFHIKYLFGADSQLNAVGDTKFEIQDDGILAEMVVYPLETRHFVQGTIDGYESKLEALPLSEEYFAQHPEMDEAAYYRRLEAPKSSQF encoded by the coding sequence ATGGGTTGCTTCAACTCGACCGACACCGTGGGGGATCAGGACCCTACGAAGGGATACATGTACACGAAGCCCAAGGCGAGGGGGACAAAGGAGGCGCTCTTCGGCGGACTTCTCTACCGCATtaccgacgaggaggagggcggcttGGCCTTCTACAACAACTCGATGGACTACGAGTTTCACATCAAGTACCTGTTTGGCGCCGATAGTCAGCTGAACGCGGTGGGCGACACCAAGTTCGAGATTCAGGATGACGGTATTCTCGCCGAGATGGTCGTCTACCCGTTGGAGACGAGGCACTTTGTGCAGGGCACAATCGACGGCTACGAGAGCAAGCTCGAggcactgccgctgtcggAGGAGTACTTTGCGCAGCACCCGGAGATGGATGAGGCGGCCTACTACCGCCGTCTCGAGGCACCCAAAAGCAGCCAATTTTAA